A genome region from Anastrepha ludens isolate Willacy chromosome 3, idAnaLude1.1, whole genome shotgun sequence includes the following:
- the LOC128856383 gene encoding N-acetylglucosamine-6-phosphate deacetylase translates to MTQGELLQFVSCRVVRNHRLIQEDLWVRDGKIINPEPVFFDEKQQAHRQIDCENSIIAPGYIELQINGGYGVDFSHDVDTVAEGIEKVAKELITNGVTSFCPTIVTSPPETYRKIMPQVGGKTEGAQVLGMHLEGPFISPQKKGAHPENCIKDIENGIETLVDTYSSLGNVKIITLAPEKDPSGAVTKALASMGITVALGHSVANFSQGEMAVQSGARLITHLFNAMLPFHHRDPGLVGLLASKNIPPGQEIYFGIIADGIHTHPAALRIAHRTHPDGLILVTDAIAALGLGDGKHHLGQLELEVRDGKALIAGTNTLCGSIAPLDACVRIFKKATNCSTVYAIECATLHPATCLKMAETKGTLNFGADADFIILTDDLFVKSTWINGKCVYRCQSEELAALTSSPIEKLCDCI, encoded by the exons ATGACGCAAGGCGAACTATTGCAATTCGTGAGTTGTCGTGTGGTGCGTAATCATAGGCTAATACAGGAGGATCTTTGGGTGCGCGATGGCAAAATAATTAATCCAGAACCAGTGTTCTTCGACGAAAAGCAGCAG GCACATCGGCAAATCGACTGCGAAAACTCCATTATAGCACCTGGCTACATTGAACTTCAAATCAATG GCGGATACGGCGTTGACTTCTCACACGATGTGGACACCGTCGCCGAGGGCATCGAGAAGGTCGCTAAAGAGTTGATTACAAATGGAGTTACTTCATTTTGTCCAACCATCGTTACTTCACCACCGGAAACTTATCGCAAAATAATGCCACAGGTAGGAGGCAAAACAGAAGGCGCACAAGTTTTGGGTATGCATTTAGAAGGTCCTTTCATTAGCCCACAAAAGAAGGGAGCACATCCAGAAAACTGCATAAAAGATATTGAAAAT GGTATCGAAACCTTGGTTGACACCTACAGCAGTTTGGGCAATGTCAAAATTATTACGCTAGCGCCCGAAAAGGATCCCTCTGGTGCTGTGACAAAAGCTCTAGCAAGTATGGGCATTACGGTGGCACTGGGGCATTCAGTGGCAAATTTTTCACAAGGCGAAATGGCCGTGCAAAGCGGAGCGCGATTGATTACGCATCTTTTCAATGCCATGCTACCG TTTCATCATCGTGATCCTGGTCTCGTTGGTTTACTAGCATCCAAAAATATACCACCCGGCCAGGAGATATATTTTGGCATAATTGCTGATGGCATTCACACACATCCGGCCGCTTTACGTATAGCACACCGCACTCATCCCGATGGCCTTATACTGGTCACTGATGCCATTGCAGCACTCGGCCTGGGCGATGGCAAACACCACTTGGGTCAGCTGGAGTTGGAAGTACGAGATGGCAAAGCGCTCATAGCAGGCACTAATACTCTATGCGGCAGCATAGCACCGCTGGATGCGTGTGTACGCATCTTCAAGAAGGCGACCA ACTGCTCAACTGTATATGCGATAGAGTGCGCTACACTACATCCGGCTACTTGTTTAAAAATGGCCGAAACAAAGGGCACCTTAAATTTTGGCGCTGACgccgattttataattttgacagATGACTTGTTTGTGAAGTCAACATGGATTAACGGCAAATGTGTGTACcgttgtcaaagtgaagaaCTGGCTGCCCTTACCTCCAGTCCTATTGAGAAATTATGcgattgcatttaa
- the LOC128857832 gene encoding uncharacterized protein F54F2.9 has product MKVYVCVLLLCSFCFGALAWDSEELEIFDLVEEINQNFYEFMNISQEATNTEIKRAFRSLSIVLHPDKNPSEDANIQFRNLVSIYEVLRETSKREKYNKVLREGLPNWKSALYYYRRMRKIGLYEGAAILFVIITIGQYLFAWAAYLEKKYTAEQVFGSKLKKLQKKNKSIDMDVILKEIPSPSILNTLPFQIPLFIWHLPRTIKEGFSRANELKEIALEKRRLELEEVRRQEELERELEEQARLRKEKKENLRKRRQNTTAPEKTDEELRGYSQIQARELTEEDAVKPVLQKTTLSGGFWTDEDLTELIRLVKKYPGGSSARWNIIAETMNRSVQEVTFMAAKMKENGYRLPGQSAEQSSEFTPQAQEITKKEKVKKTAPVDKNILVPETNWSQEQQRALESAITKYRKNATGDRWQKIANCVPEKSKEECLMRYKYLCELVKSQKKSEEEAAAENEETTNEKTEAIVEEAPASLNVADNNEEDASMEKGGKKRSKRKERRRRRDMSSEEDSDDAYQYEMN; this is encoded by the exons ATGAAAGTTTATGTTTGCGTATTGCTGCTGTGCAGCTTCTGTTTCGGTGCCCTCGCCTGGGATTCTGAAGAATTAGAAATTTTCGACTTGGTTGAAGAAATCAATCAGAACTTTTATGAGTTCATGAACATATCGCAGGAAGCGACGAATACTGAAATTAAACGCGCCTTCCGTTCGCTTTCCATCGTCCTGCATCCGGACAAAAATCCATCAGAAGATGCCAATATCCAGTTTCGTAATTTGGTATCTATCTACGAAGTTCTAAGAGAGACTTCCAAacgtgaaaaatacaataaagttTTGCGTGAAGGCTTGCCAAATTGGAAGTCAGCATTATACTATTACCGACGCATGCGAAAGATTGGCCTTTATGAGGGAGCCGCCATACTTTTCGTTATAATTACTATTGGCCAATATTTGTTTGCATGGGCGGCGTATCTGGAGAAGAAATATACTGCC GAGCAAGTATTTGGTTCTAAATTGAAAAAGTTGCAGAAAAAGAACAAAAGTATTGACATGGATGTCATACTAAAAGAAATACCATCGCCCTCGATTTTG AACACATTACCTTTCCAAATACCTCTCTTCATTTGGCATTTACCACGCACAATCAAAGAAGGTTTTAGTAGAGCTAATGAACTCAAGGAAATCGCGCTGGAAAAACGACGACT AGAACTCGAAGAAGTGCGTCGGCAGGAAGAGCTCGAGCGTGAACTGGAAGAACAGGCACGTTTGCGGAAAGAAAAGAAGGAAAATCTACGTAAACGACGTCAAAACACCACTGCCCCGGAAAAAACCGATGAAGAATTGCGCGGCTATTCACAGATACAAGCGCGCGAATTGACAGAGGAAGATGCTGTAAAGCCTGTGCTACAAAAA ACTACGTTGAGTGGCGGCTTTTGGACTGATGAAGATCTCACTGAACTCATACGTTTAGTCAAGAAATATCCCGGTGGTTCCAGCGCACGTTGGAACATCATCGCCGAAACAATGAATCGCTCTGTGCAAGAAGTCACTTTTATGGCAGCAAAAATGAAGGAGAATGGTTACCGCCTTCCAGGCCAAAGCGCTGAACAAAGCTCGGAATTCACGCCACAAGCACAGGAAATTACAAAGaaggaaaaagtgaaaaagactGCGCCAGTTGATAAGAACATACTTGTGCCCGAAACAAACTGGTCACAAGAGCAGCAGCGCGCACTGGAATCGGCCATAACTAAGTATCGTAAAAATGCAACCGGCGATCGTTGGCAAAAAATCGCCAACTGCGTGCCAGAAAAATCAAAAGAGGAGTGCTTAATGCGCTACAAATATTTATGCGAACTAGTAAAGTCACAAAAGAAGAGCGAAGAAGAAGCGGCCGCTGAGAATGAAGAGACAACCAATGAGAAAACGGAGGCCATTGTGGAGGAAGCACCAGCGTCGCTCAACGTTGCCGATAATAATGAGGAAGATGCGTCCATGGAGAAGGGAGGTAAAAAACGGAGTAAACGAAAAGAGCGTAGACGCAGGCGTGACATGTCAAGCGAAGAAGATTCAGATGATGCTTATCAGTATGAAATGAATTAA
- the LOC128857830 gene encoding anaphase-promoting complex subunit 4, whose protein sequence is MAQAIFMKQMGSRMVGGAVQTMEWSNKMDLIAYGTDRGEVIIQRLNWQKIVTFPSQGEDIAVRSLGWQLDETVLAAGYSNGRVTLLDAEREDQISMLNFEDDIKRVYFTKAIKISDYRSTYRNRKEHTFDFFLPPLPPLSGIGSLSKSPEEQRSFAKGSPCFLVVITVTGKVHLLLLGALRAGHIDLKQHATHPEKFIVHDVRLSGNFNAIYALVTDGSDLKVLHFHNAVLQEYISPMLHLAVHCANVLETKNYINETIQSIMEAWETVLLEMDNKLTKYANQQPEGSIAADFLELLVFGYATHEIEDFLRDDLNEKGLKKLANSVDLSYSTVASLVTKQLQSSSVNMFYFLNALKGLSRITYFFEPLLSSDATQEALRACGAFLMKVLEVQQVIDQCINDMKLFFSWLCIVILRLYQHDIPEEMTQITPEDTIYLAEYLNSFEDSVVENEDGTVTKRKFNLEKVGQYLENRNLQQIVKSDPHHLWHRLLEENECLRNCSLLFPHEKETSLIQQRDKLLKAVEDVFKRPNESISASFVQDASITCASLPPAPDDGDMHPVFHSSFFVDEESSTDLLVTTINWHEALLLEFNKQFSFLKCTRIDLQPGPFTSHALRDVVFNSLKFVDLGFYNESLLSILLHNNGQNDDKRSYFLQCSLEATKGKRTRHIMPNNVNLVDVDFACHIPDIMDANIIKPLEGECTRLAVSGSRKVVTVLSDQCHKMTIFEMDIEDEEDETEMSQNSLLEISKESATSSNE, encoded by the exons atGGCCCAAGCGATCTTCATGAAACAAATGGGCTCCCGTATGGTGGGTGGTGCTGTTCAAACCATGGAATGGAGCAATAAAATGGATTTGATAGCCTATGGCACCGACAGAG GTGAAGTTATAATACAACGCTTGAATTGGCAAAAGATAGTGACATTTCCTTCCCAGGGCGAAGATATTGCGGTACGTTCACTCGGTTGGCAACTGGATGAAACAGTTTTAGCAGCTG GCTACAGCAATGGACGAGTGACATTGCTCGATGCCGAACGAGAGGACCAAATTTCAATGCTCAACTTTGAAGATGATATCAAACGCGTGTACTTCACCAAAGCTATAAAAATATCCGATTACCGTAGCACCTATCGCAATCGCAAGGAG CACACCTTCGACTTTTTTCTACCACCTTTACCTCCTTTAAGCGGCATCGGATCTTTATCAAAGTCACCGGAAGAGCAGAGATCTTTTGCTAAAGGTTCGCCCTGCTTCTTGGTAGTCATTACCGTAACTGGGAAAGTACATTTATTGCTGCTTGGAGCACTACGTGCAGGACACATAGATTTGAAGCAGCACGCTACACATCCAGAAAAGTTCATAGTACATGATGTTCGTTTGAGTGGCAACTTCAATGCCATCTATGCCCTGGTTACCGATGGCTCCGACCTGAAGGTATTACATTTTCACAATGCTGTGCTACAGGAGTATATCTCACCAATGCTGCATTTAGCAGTGCACTGTGCTAATGTACTGGAGACTAAAAA CTACATAAACGAAACCATTCAAAGTATTATGGAAGCGTGGGAAACAGTGCTCTTGGAGATGGATAACAAACTAACAAAATATGCAAATCAACAACCAGAAGGCTCGATCGCCGCGGATTTTTTGGAATTGCTGGTATTTGGATATGCTACACATGAAATCGAGGACTTTCTCAGAGA TGATTTAAACGAGAAGGGTTTGAAAAAGTTGGCGAATTCGGTCGATCTTAGTTACTCCACTGTGGCGAGTCTTGTTACTAAGCAATTACAAAGTAGCAGCGTAAATATGTTCTATTTTCTGAATGCATTGAAAGGCCTAAGCcgtattacttatttttttgag CCGCTTCTCTCATCAGATGCCACCCAAGAGGCGCTTCGTGCATGTGGCGCTTTCTTGATGAAAGTGCTGGAAGTGCAACAAGTCATCGATCAGTGCATCAATGACATGAAGCTATTTTTCTCTTGGCTCTGTATAGTGATTTTGCGCCTTTATCAGCATGATATACCCGAAGAAATGACACAGATAACACCGGAAGATACAATATATCTGGCGGAATACTTAAACAGTTTTGAGGACAGCGTTGTGGAAAAtg AGGACGGCACTGTGACAAAGCGCAAATTCAATTTGGAAAAGGTTGGGCAATATTTGGAAAACCGAAATTTGCAGCAGATTGTCAAATCGGATCCGCATCACTTGTGGCATCGCTTACTAGAAGAAAACGAATGTCTACGCAATTGCTCTTTACTCTTTCCGCACGAAAAAGAAACTTCGCTTATACAGCAGCGTGACAAGCTACTAAAAGCGGTCGAGGATGTTTTCAAACGCCCTAATGAAAGTATTAGTGCTAGTTTTGTGCAGGATGCGAGCATCACGTGCGCTTCGTTGCCGCCCGCACCGGACGATGGTGACATGCACCCTGTGTTTCATAGTTCATTTTTTGTGGATGAGGAATCAAGTACAGACTTGTTGGTTACAACGATAAATTGGCACGAAGCTTTGTTGCTGGAGTttaataagcaattttcttttctaaaatgtaCGCGCATCGATTTGCAACCTGGACCATTTACTAGTCATGCTCTGCGCGATGTCGTTTTTAATTCGTTAAAATTTGTTGACTTGGGATTTTATAATGAGAGCCTACTCTCGATATTGCTGCACAATAACGGACAAAATGATGATAAACGAAGCTACTTCTTGCAATGTAGTTTGGAAGCTACAAAGGGGAAACGAACGCGACACATAATGCCAAATAATGTTAACTTGGTGGATGTGGACTTTGCATGCCACATTCCTGATATAATGGATGCTAACATCATAAAACCTCTTGAAGGCGAGTGCACACGCCTGGCGGTTTCGGGCAGCAGAAAG GTGGTCACAGTGCTCTCCGATCAATGCCATAAAATGACCATTTTCGAAATGGATATCGAGGACGAAGAAGATGAGACTGAAATGTCGCAAAATTCGTTGCTAGAAATAAGTAAAGAATCGGCTACATCatcaaatgaataa